The following coding sequences are from one Thermostaphylospora chromogena window:
- a CDS encoding acetolactate synthase large subunit has translation MGRFLCQPTLSHARNEPMTERMTGAQALVRALEHVGVDTVFGIPGGAILPAYDPLFDSTKVRHVLVRHEQGAGHAAEGYAQATGKVGVCMATSGPGATNLVTPLADAYMDSVPIVAITGQVPSSLIGTDAFQEADIVGITMPMTKHNFLVKDAGEIARTIAEAFHIASTGRPGPVLVDIAKDALQATTSFSWPPTLQLPGYRPVTRPHSKQIREAARLMVEAKRPVFYIGGGVHKARASSELRRLAELTGIPVVTTLMAKGTFPDSHPQHLGMPGMHGTVAAVGALQRSDLIIALGTRFDDRVTGRLDSFAPHAKVVHADIDPAEISKNRRADVPIVGDCREVISDLITAVENEYARGRKGDYTAWWKQLNGYRETYPLGYDDFGDGSLAPQYVMERLGSIVGPDALYVAGVGQHQMWAAQFIGYEKPGSFINSGGAGTMGFAVPAAMGAKVGRPDATVWAIDGDGCFQMTNQELATCALEGVPIKVAVINNGNLGMVRQWQTLFYNERYSQTNLQQGASAQKEGLPQRVPDFVRLAEAYGCVGLRCERPEDVDATIEKAMEINDVPVVVDFIVHEDAMVWPMVAAGTSNDDIKVARDMAPVWDAED, from the coding sequence GTGGGGCGTTTTTTATGCCAGCCCACGCTCAGCCACGCAAGGAACGAGCCGATGACCGAACGGATGACAGGTGCGCAGGCCCTGGTCAGGGCGCTGGAGCACGTCGGTGTCGACACGGTTTTCGGGATCCCGGGCGGTGCGATCCTCCCTGCCTACGATCCCCTGTTCGACTCGACCAAGGTCCGGCACGTGCTCGTACGGCACGAGCAGGGCGCCGGCCACGCCGCCGAGGGGTACGCGCAGGCGACCGGCAAGGTCGGGGTGTGCATGGCCACCAGTGGTCCGGGGGCGACCAACCTGGTCACCCCTCTCGCCGACGCCTATATGGACTCCGTGCCCATCGTCGCCATCACCGGGCAGGTGCCGAGTTCCCTGATCGGGACCGACGCCTTCCAGGAGGCCGACATCGTCGGCATCACCATGCCGATGACCAAGCACAACTTCCTGGTGAAGGACGCCGGGGAGATCGCGCGCACGATCGCGGAGGCGTTCCACATCGCCTCCACCGGCCGTCCCGGTCCGGTGCTGGTGGACATCGCCAAGGACGCGCTGCAGGCCACGACGTCGTTCTCCTGGCCGCCCACGCTCCAGCTGCCCGGCTACCGTCCGGTGACCCGTCCGCACAGCAAGCAGATCCGCGAGGCGGCCCGGCTGATGGTGGAGGCCAAGCGGCCCGTCTTCTACATCGGCGGCGGCGTGCACAAGGCGCGTGCCTCGTCCGAGCTGCGCAGGCTGGCCGAGCTGACCGGCATCCCGGTCGTCACCACGTTGATGGCCAAGGGCACCTTCCCCGACAGCCACCCCCAGCACCTGGGCATGCCGGGCATGCACGGCACCGTGGCGGCGGTGGGCGCGCTGCAGCGCAGCGACCTGATCATCGCGCTGGGCACGCGGTTCGACGACCGCGTGACCGGGCGGCTGGACAGCTTCGCTCCGCACGCCAAGGTCGTGCACGCCGACATCGACCCCGCGGAGATCTCCAAGAACCGCCGCGCGGACGTGCCGATCGTCGGCGACTGCCGTGAGGTGATCAGTGATCTGATCACGGCGGTGGAGAACGAGTACGCGCGGGGCCGTAAGGGCGACTACACGGCCTGGTGGAAGCAGCTGAACGGTTACCGCGAGACCTACCCCCTGGGCTATGACGACTTCGGCGACGGCTCGCTGGCGCCGCAGTACGTGATGGAGCGGCTGGGCTCGATCGTCGGCCCGGACGCGCTCTACGTGGCCGGGGTGGGGCAGCACCAGATGTGGGCGGCGCAGTTCATCGGGTACGAGAAACCCGGTTCGTTCATCAACTCGGGTGGCGCGGGCACGATGGGTTTCGCCGTCCCCGCGGCGATGGGCGCGAAGGTCGGCCGGCCGGACGCCACGGTGTGGGCGATCGACGGCGACGGCTGCTTCCAGATGACCAACCAGGAGCTGGCGACCTGCGCGCTCGAAGGCGTGCCGATCAAGGTCGCGGTGATCAACAACGGTAACCTGGGCATGGTCCGCCAGTGGCAGACCCTGTTCTACAACGAGCGCTACTCGCAGACCAACCTTCAGCAGGGGGCGTCGGCGCAGAAGGAGGGTTTGCCGCAGCGGGTTCCCGACTTCGTGCGGCTCGCGGAGGCGTACGGTTGTGTCGGCCTGCGCTGCGAGCGTCCCGAGGACGTGGACGCCACGATCGAGAAGGCGATGGAGATCAACGACGTTCCGGTCGTGGTCGACTTCATCGTCCACGAGGACGCCATGGTCTGGCCGATGGTCGCGGCGGGGACCAGCAACGACGACATCAAGGTCGCCCGGGACATGGCTCCCGTCTGGGACGCGGAGGACTGA
- a CDS encoding putative bifunctional diguanylate cyclase/phosphodiesterase: MIRWREPRVPLIAAAVTGAAGTAFALLAGASAAVVGAVTGGAAALLAVVSLVVAARRGATEQRRVAAAARWFALGSFIWLLGDLLRPIADGTSFIVTFADLPVVAGAGLIAVGCWKAAAPPVHGRAVLRHVTDAYLSAASLFLIGWMFILAPVREAGASGASVLPLVLPLLCLLTVCAVGPSVVTCPYQERQVGLAALGVLVAITVAETATALARIGGYDVPAVGVWPAPAAFLLLAAAASRVWRRRPSAAAETGEETFRGPIAAGVLAGIPLTLVALATVVVMVAFVRDGGGRLTPVTGGIAGSVVLVLVLRLFVLLAESAELRLRVRTGDRRLRKLAESSGDVVLVCDHQGTIHEVGGQVEAVYGYRPPDLAGGSVLDYVHPEDVPLIQKALASMSEGDDGEGACTLACRVRAADGTWRPAESVATPHPGDDDLVLISTRDVSDQEALRHQVAHLTFHDGITGLPNRAYFEERTREVLAGRSGGRSAVLFLDLDGFTAVNDSVGHASGDYLLAQAARRLRSAVRSDDTLARWGGDEFAVLVESGADAQVVVDLAERLVRAVSQEPFRVADRDIALTASVGVAFAEDGVPSADLIRNADVAMARAKELGGRRVEVFAAHMHADVVRRLELAADLQRALLEKQFALEFQPIVDLATSRVTAVEALVRWWRGSTFVPPEQFLGPAEDTGLIVPLSEWILKEACREVAAWRASSWDIGLSVNLSLRQITSPSFVESVSEALSDSGLPPSALTLEVVEEMLVEDAEEIISRLSTLRSLGIRLAIDDFGTGYASLAPLRQLPVDMVKIDPSFVAGLGQDETLTLLTRTIVRLGHDLGLIVVAEGIERPEQLELLREMGCTRGQGYLVARPMAARGVDSLMRTSLQSTA; this comes from the coding sequence TTGATCCGCTGGCGTGAACCACGGGTGCCGTTGATCGCCGCCGCCGTGACCGGCGCGGCGGGGACGGCGTTCGCGCTGCTGGCCGGCGCTTCGGCGGCCGTGGTCGGCGCGGTGACCGGAGGAGCCGCGGCGTTGCTCGCCGTGGTGTCGCTTGTGGTCGCGGCCCGGCGGGGCGCGACGGAACAGCGCCGCGTCGCCGCGGCGGCGCGGTGGTTCGCCCTGGGGTCGTTCATCTGGCTGCTCGGCGACCTGCTGCGGCCGATCGCGGACGGCACGTCCTTCATCGTCACCTTCGCCGACCTTCCCGTGGTCGCCGGCGCCGGGCTGATCGCCGTCGGCTGCTGGAAGGCCGCGGCGCCGCCGGTGCACGGCCGGGCCGTGCTGCGACATGTGACGGACGCGTATTTATCGGCCGCCTCGCTCTTCCTGATCGGTTGGATGTTCATACTCGCTCCCGTCCGGGAGGCGGGGGCGAGCGGGGCGTCCGTGCTTCCGCTCGTGCTGCCCTTGCTGTGCCTGCTGACCGTGTGCGCGGTGGGGCCGTCGGTGGTGACCTGCCCCTATCAGGAGCGACAGGTCGGTCTGGCGGCCCTGGGCGTACTGGTGGCGATCACGGTGGCGGAGACCGCCACGGCCCTGGCCCGGATCGGCGGCTACGACGTTCCCGCGGTGGGGGTGTGGCCGGCGCCGGCGGCGTTCCTCCTGCTGGCCGCGGCGGCGTCGCGGGTGTGGCGTCGGCGCCCGTCGGCCGCGGCCGAGACGGGCGAGGAGACGTTCCGGGGCCCGATCGCGGCGGGCGTGCTCGCCGGTATTCCGCTCACCCTGGTGGCGCTGGCCACCGTCGTCGTCATGGTGGCGTTCGTCCGCGACGGCGGGGGGCGGCTCACGCCGGTGACCGGAGGAATAGCCGGCTCGGTCGTGCTCGTGCTGGTCCTCCGGCTGTTCGTGCTGCTGGCCGAGAGCGCCGAGCTGCGCCTGCGGGTCAGGACCGGCGACCGCCGGCTGCGGAAGCTGGCCGAGAGCAGCGGCGACGTGGTGCTCGTCTGCGACCACCAGGGGACGATCCACGAGGTCGGCGGGCAGGTCGAGGCCGTGTACGGCTACCGCCCTCCCGACCTGGCGGGCGGTTCGGTCCTCGACTACGTGCACCCGGAGGACGTTCCGCTGATCCAGAAGGCCCTGGCCTCGATGAGCGAGGGCGACGACGGCGAGGGCGCGTGCACGCTCGCCTGCCGGGTCCGCGCCGCCGACGGCACCTGGCGGCCCGCCGAGTCGGTGGCCACGCCCCACCCCGGCGACGACGACCTTGTACTGATCTCGACCCGGGACGTCAGCGACCAGGAGGCGCTGCGCCACCAGGTCGCCCACCTCACCTTCCACGACGGCATCACCGGCCTGCCCAACCGCGCCTACTTCGAGGAGCGCACCAGGGAGGTCCTCGCGGGCCGGTCCGGCGGCCGCAGCGCTGTGCTCTTCCTCGACCTCGACGGGTTCACCGCGGTGAACGACTCCGTGGGGCACGCCAGCGGCGACTACCTGCTCGCCCAGGCGGCGCGGCGGCTGCGCTCGGCCGTACGGTCGGACGACACGCTCGCCCGCTGGGGCGGTGACGAGTTCGCGGTGCTGGTGGAGTCCGGCGCGGACGCGCAGGTGGTGGTGGATCTCGCCGAGCGCCTGGTGCGCGCGGTGTCGCAGGAGCCGTTCCGGGTGGCCGACCGCGACATCGCGCTGACCGCGAGCGTCGGGGTGGCGTTCGCCGAGGACGGCGTGCCGTCCGCGGACCTGATCCGCAACGCGGACGTGGCGATGGCCCGGGCGAAGGAGCTGGGGGGCCGGCGGGTCGAGGTCTTCGCCGCGCACATGCACGCCGACGTGGTACGCAGGCTGGAACTCGCCGCCGACCTGCAGCGGGCGCTGCTGGAGAAGCAGTTCGCCCTGGAGTTCCAGCCGATCGTCGACCTCGCCACGTCGCGGGTGACCGCGGTGGAGGCGCTGGTGCGCTGGTGGCGGGGCAGCACGTTCGTCCCGCCCGAACAGTTCCTGGGGCCCGCCGAGGACACCGGGCTGATCGTTCCGCTCAGCGAGTGGATCCTGAAGGAGGCGTGCCGGGAGGTGGCGGCCTGGCGTGCCTCGTCGTGGGACATCGGCCTGTCGGTGAACCTCTCCCTGCGGCAGATCACCTCGCCGTCCTTCGTGGAGTCGGTGTCGGAGGCGCTGTCCGACAGCGGCCTGCCGCCGAGCGCGCTGACCCTCGAGGTCGTCGAGGAGATGCTGGTCGAGGACGCCGAGGAGATCATCTCGCGGCTGTCGACGCTGCGCTCGCTCGGCATCCGGCTGGCCATCGACGACTTCGGCACCGGTTACGCCTCGCTCGCGCCCCTCCGGCAGCTCCCCGTCGACATGGTCAAGATCGACCCGTCGTTCGTGGCGGGACTCGGCCAGGACGAGACGCTGACCCTGCTGACCCGCACGATCGTCCGGCTCGGCCATGACCTGGGGCTCATCGTCGTCGCGGAGGGCATCGAGCGGCCCGAGCAGCTCGAACTGCTCAGGGAGATGGGCTGCACCCGCGGACAGGGGTACCTGGTGGCCCGCCCGATGGCGGCCAGGGGCGTCGACTCGCTCATGCGGACGAGCCTGCAGTCCACCGCCTGA
- a CDS encoding 2-hydroxyacid dehydrogenase encodes MEIWVPTSEIAGVLADLPGVECAVYGHGASVPEHDVAVEIWIPPLVPVPDVPAVLRRMPKLRLVQTATAGVEPYRPHIPEGVLLCNARGAHDAGTAEWAVGAMIAVLREFPGFAASQAAERWDYHYTDALADATVLIVGYGSIGAALERRLAGFEVEVVRVASTARQVEGPHGVPVRVHGRDELPDLLPAADVVVLLVPATPDTVGMVDAAFLGRMRDGALLVNAARGPVVDTDALLAELTAGRLRAALDVTDPEPLPPGHPLWTAPGVFITPHVAGSTPASMRRVKKLIRSQVMRYLAGEPLQNVITGSY; translated from the coding sequence ATGGAGATCTGGGTGCCCACGTCGGAGATCGCAGGAGTGCTGGCCGATCTGCCTGGCGTGGAGTGCGCGGTCTACGGCCACGGCGCCAGCGTCCCCGAGCACGACGTCGCGGTGGAGATCTGGATTCCGCCGCTGGTCCCGGTGCCCGACGTGCCGGCGGTTCTGCGGCGCATGCCGAAGCTGCGCCTGGTGCAGACGGCCACCGCGGGCGTCGAGCCGTACCGGCCGCACATCCCCGAGGGGGTTCTGCTGTGCAACGCGCGCGGCGCGCACGACGCCGGCACCGCCGAGTGGGCGGTGGGCGCGATGATCGCCGTGCTGCGCGAGTTCCCCGGTTTCGCGGCATCCCAGGCCGCCGAGCGGTGGGACTACCACTACACCGACGCCCTCGCCGACGCCACCGTCCTCATCGTGGGCTACGGCTCGATCGGCGCCGCCCTGGAGCGTCGGCTGGCCGGCTTCGAGGTCGAGGTGGTCCGGGTGGCGAGCACGGCCAGGCAGGTGGAGGGGCCGCACGGCGTCCCGGTCCGGGTGCACGGCCGGGACGAGCTGCCCGATCTGCTGCCCGCGGCCGACGTGGTGGTGCTGCTGGTGCCCGCGACCCCCGACACCGTGGGGATGGTCGACGCCGCTTTCCTCGGCCGGATGCGGGACGGCGCGCTGCTCGTCAACGCCGCCCGCGGCCCGGTGGTGGACACCGACGCGCTTCTGGCCGAATTGACGGCGGGGCGGCTGCGGGCCGCGCTCGACGTCACCGATCCTGAGCCGCTGCCGCCCGGTCACCCGCTGTGGACGGCGCCGGGCGTGTTCATCACCCCGCACGTCGCGGGCAGCACGCCCGCATCGATGCGGCGCGTCAAGAAGCTGATCCGTTCCCAGGTCATGCGCTATCTCGCCGGAGAGCCGCTGCAGAACGTGATCACAGGATCATACTGA
- a CDS encoding PQQ-dependent sugar dehydrogenase gives MTALAVAVALAAGCGGAPERVGSGRTPQPSVTAPSEDAAVPSEDTAGPATPGGEPAVRVDRPRTLVEGLAVPWGIAFLPGGDALVTERDTARLLRVTGDGEVREIGTIEGVVPGGEGGLMGVAVSPDYERDGLVFLYLTAESDNRIVRYRLDGDRLSERRVIVSGIPKAGIHNGGQLAFGPDGHLYASTGERGDPPLAQSRDSLGGKILRVTRDGEPAPGNPFAGSPVWSYGHRNVQGMAWDDAGRMFASEFGQNDFDEINLIRKGANHGWPEVEGVGGEDRFVDPLVTWSTDEASPSGLAYAGGSLWAAALRGERLWQVPVNGDGGLGTPVAHFEGEYGRLRAVVRAPDGSLWLGTSNKDGRGSPAGADDRILVLPAG, from the coding sequence GTGACGGCACTCGCCGTGGCGGTGGCGCTGGCCGCGGGGTGCGGAGGCGCGCCGGAGCGGGTGGGCTCGGGCCGCACCCCGCAGCCGTCCGTCACCGCGCCGTCCGAGGACGCGGCCGTGCCGTCCGAGGACACGGCGGGACCGGCCACCCCGGGCGGCGAACCGGCCGTCCGCGTCGACCGGCCGCGGACGCTGGTGGAAGGGCTGGCGGTGCCCTGGGGGATCGCCTTCCTGCCCGGCGGCGACGCGCTGGTCACCGAACGGGACACCGCCCGGCTGCTGCGGGTGACCGGCGACGGCGAGGTCCGGGAGATCGGCACGATCGAAGGGGTGGTCCCGGGCGGCGAGGGCGGCCTGATGGGGGTGGCGGTCTCACCCGACTACGAGCGGGACGGGCTCGTCTTCCTCTACCTCACCGCCGAGTCCGACAACCGGATCGTCCGCTACCGGCTGGACGGCGACCGGCTCTCCGAGCGCCGGGTGATCGTCTCGGGCATCCCCAAGGCGGGCATCCACAACGGCGGGCAGCTGGCCTTCGGCCCCGACGGCCATCTGTACGCGAGCACCGGCGAACGGGGCGACCCGCCGCTGGCGCAGTCCCGCGACTCCCTGGGCGGCAAGATCCTGCGCGTCACGCGGGACGGCGAGCCCGCTCCCGGCAACCCGTTCGCCGGCTCACCGGTGTGGAGCTACGGCCACCGCAATGTGCAGGGCATGGCCTGGGACGACGCGGGCCGGATGTTCGCCTCCGAGTTCGGCCAGAACGACTTCGACGAGATCAACCTCATCCGGAAGGGCGCCAATCACGGCTGGCCGGAGGTCGAGGGCGTGGGCGGCGAGGACCGCTTCGTCGATCCCCTGGTCACCTGGTCCACCGACGAGGCGTCGCCGTCCGGGCTGGCTTATGCGGGCGGTTCGCTGTGGGCGGCGGCGCTGCGCGGAGAGCGGCTGTGGCAGGTGCCGGTGAACGGCGACGGCGGGCTGGGCACGCCCGTCGCGCACTTCGAAGGCGAGTACGGCAGGCTGCGCGCCGTGGTGCGGGCGCCGGACGGGTCACTGTGGCTCGGCACCAGCAACAAGGACGGCCGCGGCTCCCCCGCCGGTGCCGACGACCGCATCCTCGTCCTCCCCGCCGGCTGA
- a CDS encoding VanW family protein, with amino-acid sequence MSPDIFGRPETPPSRNAPSLPPATPPVQPWVLEGKPERRPIPAVPPETAGPLAEEAGGGGESAPPSRRRGRRVLTVTLAVALILFLGYLVPAILMSGKVLPGTTVSGVDIGGLTVTEAAERLRARLDERARKPIVVQAMGIRQQVYPEDAGLSLDVVGTIEQAPSGFPNPIQVVRALIGEIEIQPEIDVQTSKLTAAVQRLAQRIDRPVREGEIRFKGLTPQVVTPRDGRRVEVGAAVAAIRDAYFTTTEPVTLPVTVVKPTVGVKKFTEARIVARRAVSAPFTLVAGFRRAELSRQVLAANLTFVPAPDGEIVPRFNAKGALAAVEKQLVDPAEAPVDPTYDIVNGEPKIVPGRPGRGVDAEKLADAITKAIREGGSRTIEVTLTTVKPRLSENELRSLGIREKISEFTTSHPCCQPRVTNIHRIADILDGYIVKPGEVFSLNGIVGPRDRARGFVEAPQIVAGRLVNDVGGGISQFVTTMYNAVFFGGLKDVKHTPHEFYISRYPAGRESTVSYPEPDFKWQNDSPYGVLVKAYYTDTSITVQFWSTKRYDKVEARATKPHSFTDFPVETDSGPDCIPMAGRKGFTIEVTRVFYRNGTEVKRDPPIRTVYRPETRLTCVDESSGSAGAEDSADSSDSEVSSRPSRR; translated from the coding sequence GTGTCGCCTGACATCTTCGGCCGTCCCGAGACTCCGCCGAGCCGTAACGCTCCTTCGCTGCCGCCGGCGACGCCTCCCGTTCAGCCGTGGGTCCTGGAGGGCAAACCCGAGCGCCGGCCCATCCCCGCCGTTCCGCCGGAGACCGCCGGCCCGCTCGCCGAGGAGGCGGGTGGCGGCGGCGAGTCCGCGCCGCCGTCCCGTCGACGCGGCAGGCGCGTCCTGACGGTGACCCTGGCGGTGGCGCTGATCCTCTTCCTCGGCTACCTCGTCCCCGCGATCCTCATGTCCGGCAAGGTGCTGCCCGGCACCACGGTGAGCGGGGTGGACATCGGCGGCCTCACCGTCACCGAGGCCGCCGAGCGGCTCAGGGCGCGGCTCGACGAACGGGCCAGGAAGCCGATCGTGGTCCAGGCGATGGGCATCCGCCAGCAGGTCTACCCCGAGGACGCCGGACTCTCCCTCGACGTCGTCGGCACCATCGAACAGGCGCCGAGCGGGTTCCCCAACCCGATCCAGGTCGTGCGGGCCCTCATCGGCGAGATCGAGATCCAACCCGAGATCGACGTCCAGACGTCCAAGCTCACCGCCGCCGTCCAGCGGCTCGCGCAACGGATCGACCGCCCGGTCCGCGAGGGCGAGATCCGCTTCAAGGGCCTCACCCCCCAGGTCGTCACCCCCCGCGACGGGAGAAGGGTCGAGGTCGGGGCCGCCGTCGCCGCGATCCGGGACGCCTACTTCACCACCACCGAGCCGGTCACGCTGCCCGTCACGGTGGTGAAGCCGACCGTCGGCGTCAAGAAGTTCACCGAGGCCAGAATCGTCGCCCGGCGCGCGGTCTCCGCCCCGTTCACCCTCGTCGCGGGTTTCCGCAGAGCGGAGCTGTCACGCCAGGTCCTGGCCGCCAACCTCACCTTCGTTCCCGCCCCCGACGGCGAGATCGTCCCCCGCTTCAACGCGAAGGGCGCCCTCGCCGCGGTGGAGAAGCAGCTCGTCGACCCGGCCGAGGCGCCGGTCGACCCGACCTACGACATCGTGAACGGCGAGCCCAAGATCGTCCCCGGACGTCCCGGCCGCGGGGTGGACGCCGAGAAACTCGCCGACGCGATCACCAAGGCGATCCGTGAGGGCGGCAGCCGTACCATCGAGGTCACCCTCACCACGGTGAAGCCCAGGCTCAGCGAGAACGAGCTCCGCTCGCTCGGCATCAGAGAGAAGATCAGCGAGTTCACCACCAGCCACCCGTGCTGCCAGCCCCGGGTGACGAACATCCACCGCATCGCCGACATCCTCGACGGCTACATAGTCAAACCCGGCGAGGTCTTCTCCCTCAACGGGATCGTCGGCCCCAGGGACCGCGCGCGCGGCTTCGTCGAAGCACCGCAGATCGTGGCCGGTCGCCTGGTCAACGACGTCGGCGGCGGTATCTCACAGTTCGTCACCACCATGTACAACGCCGTCTTCTTCGGCGGCCTGAAGGACGTCAAGCACACGCCGCACGAGTTCTACATCTCCCGCTACCCCGCAGGCCGCGAGTCCACGGTCTCCTATCCGGAGCCGGACTTCAAATGGCAGAACGACTCCCCCTACGGCGTGCTGGTCAAGGCCTATTACACCGACACCTCGATCACCGTGCAGTTCTGGAGCACCAAGCGGTACGACAAGGTCGAGGCGAGGGCGACGAAACCGCACAGCTTCACCGACTTCCCCGTCGAGACCGACAGCGGCCCCGACTGCATTCCGATGGCCGGGCGGAAGGGCTTCACCATCGAGGTCACGCGCGTCTTCTACCGCAACGGCACGGAGGTGAAGCGCGACCCGCCCATCCGGACCGTCTACCGTCCCGAGACCCGTCTCACCTGCGTCGACGAATCCTCCGGCTCCGCCGGCGCCGAGGACTCGGCGGACTCCTCCGATTCCGAGGTCTCCTCCCGTCCTTCCAGGCGCTGA
- a CDS encoding response regulator — MIKVLVVDDDFMVARIHAGYVERVQGFSVVATAHSGQAAIAAVAQHRPDLVLLDIYLPDMSGLDVLRTLRGIAHPVDVLVITAARDVATVQEAMRGGAVNYLIKPFTAAALTDRLQRYADTRRQLTAIGPTAEQDEVDRLFGVDPPGPPPLPKGLSAATCALVADVLRENGELSAAETAALTGLSRVSARRYLEYLCVSGRAELRPRYGTAGRPEHRYRWTG; from the coding sequence ATGATCAAAGTCCTGGTCGTCGACGACGACTTCATGGTGGCCCGGATCCACGCCGGTTACGTGGAGCGGGTTCAGGGCTTCTCGGTCGTCGCCACCGCGCACAGCGGCCAGGCGGCGATCGCCGCGGTGGCCCAGCACCGCCCCGACCTGGTGCTGCTCGACATCTACCTCCCCGACATGTCGGGGCTCGACGTGCTGCGCACCCTGCGCGGGATCGCCCACCCGGTGGACGTGCTGGTCATCACCGCCGCCCGCGACGTGGCCACCGTGCAGGAGGCGATGCGCGGCGGCGCGGTCAACTACCTGATCAAGCCGTTCACCGCCGCGGCGCTGACCGACCGGTTGCAGAGGTACGCCGACACCCGCAGGCAGCTCACGGCCATCGGCCCCACCGCCGAGCAGGATGAGGTCGACCGCCTGTTCGGCGTCGACCCGCCGGGCCCGCCGCCGCTGCCCAAGGGGCTGTCCGCCGCGACCTGCGCGCTCGTCGCCGATGTCCTGCGGGAGAACGGCGAGCTGTCGGCCGCGGAGACCGCCGCCCTCACCGGACTGTCGAGGGTCAGCGCGCGTCGTTATCTTGAATACCTCTGCGTTTCGGGCCGAGCGGAGTTGCGGCCGAGATACGGTACGGCAGGGCGGCCCGAGCACCGCTACCGGTGGACGGGTTAG
- a CDS encoding ATP-binding protein, producing MVRRVINASLGTQLFLLQMVIVLMAVGGTAGVWVQHTRNQLAKQYQARALVIAESVAALPEVRRAFSAPRPELILQPIAMSVQRAAGADYVVIANRDQIRYTHPNVSLIGKRLSTDGSPVLRSGEPWTGVQTGTLGRSVRGKAPVFGADGRVIGLVSVGILEETVTEQLGDALPPLIWTVLGVLIAGSAAAALIARRVRRQTFGLEPREIAALLEQREGVLHGVKEGVLALDLTGRVTLVNDAARELLKLTEDPVGRSLAEIPLTERIRDVLSGGDPGEDRIVLRAGRVLVLNRTPVSVRGQHRGWVVTLRDRTELVRLARELDQASSATEALRAQAHEFANRMHTVVGLLELGEYEEATRYITRTTQAYSEFASDIRERVGDPTLAALLLAKSAEAAERGARLVVTADSDVAAGAVGDPQDAVLVVGNLVANALDALDGKGGTVEVHVRTDEEGLHIRVRDSGPGIMPELAEEVFRDGFTTKVAHSGPRGLGLALTRQTCRRRGGWVRVHNDGGAVFTALLPVPARTPTAPSETTDMHPADLK from the coding sequence GTGGTGCGCCGCGTTATCAACGCATCCCTCGGCACCCAGCTCTTCCTGCTGCAGATGGTGATCGTCCTCATGGCGGTCGGCGGCACGGCGGGCGTGTGGGTCCAGCACACCCGTAACCAGCTCGCCAAGCAGTACCAGGCCCGTGCCCTGGTCATCGCCGAGTCGGTCGCGGCGCTGCCGGAGGTGCGGCGGGCGTTCTCCGCTCCGCGGCCGGAGCTGATCCTGCAGCCGATCGCGATGAGCGTGCAGCGCGCGGCCGGTGCCGACTACGTGGTCATCGCCAACCGCGACCAGATCCGCTACACCCACCCCAACGTGTCGCTGATCGGCAAGCGACTGTCCACCGACGGCTCGCCGGTACTGCGCAGCGGCGAGCCGTGGACCGGTGTGCAGACCGGGACGCTGGGCAGGTCCGTGCGCGGCAAGGCGCCCGTCTTCGGCGCCGACGGCCGGGTGATCGGTCTTGTCTCGGTGGGCATCCTGGAGGAGACCGTCACCGAGCAGCTCGGTGACGCCCTTCCCCCGTTGATCTGGACCGTTCTAGGCGTGCTGATCGCCGGATCCGCCGCCGCGGCGCTGATCGCCCGGCGGGTGCGGCGGCAGACCTTCGGCCTGGAGCCCCGGGAGATCGCCGCCCTGCTGGAGCAGCGGGAGGGCGTACTGCACGGCGTCAAGGAGGGCGTGCTCGCGCTCGACCTGACCGGCCGCGTCACGCTGGTCAACGACGCGGCCCGGGAGCTGCTCAAGCTGACCGAGGACCCGGTGGGCCGCTCGCTGGCGGAGATCCCGCTGACCGAGCGGATCCGCGACGTGCTGTCCGGCGGCGATCCCGGCGAGGACCGCATCGTCCTGCGCGCCGGGCGCGTCCTGGTGCTCAACCGCACGCCGGTGTCGGTGCGCGGGCAGCACCGCGGCTGGGTGGTGACGCTGCGCGACCGTACCGAGCTGGTCCGGCTGGCCCGCGAACTGGACCAGGCCAGCAGCGCCACGGAGGCGCTGCGCGCCCAGGCGCACGAGTTCGCCAACCGGATGCACACCGTGGTCGGCCTGCTGGAGCTGGGCGAGTACGAGGAGGCGACCCGGTACATCACCCGGACGACCCAGGCCTACAGCGAGTTCGCCTCCGACATCCGGGAGCGGGTCGGCGACCCCACGCTGGCCGCGCTGCTGCTGGCCAAGTCCGCCGAGGCCGCCGAGCGCGGCGCCCGTCTGGTGGTGACCGCCGACTCCGACGTGGCGGCGGGAGCGGTCGGCGACCCGCAGGACGCCGTGCTGGTCGTCGGCAATCTCGTCGCCAACGCGCTGGACGCGCTGGACGGGAAGGGCGGCACGGTCGAGGTCCACGTGCGCACCGACGAGGAGGGGCTGCACATAAGGGTGCGCGACTCCGGGCCGGGCATCATGCCCGAACTGGCCGAGGAGGTGTTCCGCGACGGATTCACCACCAAGGTCGCTCATTCCGGGCCGCGTGGGCTGGGCCTGGCGCTCACCCGGCAGACCTGTCGGCGGCGGGGCGGATGGGTGCGCGTGCACAACGACGGCGGCGCGGTCTTCACCGCGCTGCTCCCGGTGCCCGCGCGGACGCCGACGGCGCCTTCGGAGACGACCGACATGCACCCGGCGGACTTGAAATGA